A region of Rhizorhabdus wittichii RW1 DNA encodes the following proteins:
- a CDS encoding DegT/DnrJ/EryC1/StrS aminotransferase (PFAM: DegT/DnrJ/EryC1/StrS aminotransferase): MTRLPVARPRMPAAEALLPYLRRIDAQRCYTNFGPLVAELEARLADRLGLDPACVATVANATAGLTLALRSVAEGRSGVCLIPSWTFVATAHAVTAAGFAPFLVDVDEANWALTPAIALDAVARIDGPVAAIMPVAPFGAPLDIAGWDRFTALTGIPVVIDAAAGHDAVRAGDTPCVVSLHATKILGAGEGGYVACRRPELAIEIRKRSNFGFYGARNAEVAACNAKMSEYHAAVGLASMDAYAADIGRFRAVATGYRDRLAGRADVGWQPGYGVEWCGSTCVARFAGEDRDRIAARLDAAGIDSRAWWGGGVHDQTAFADLPRLPLPVTERLARETIGLPCFVDMAEADVVRVCDALDGIGRVPLRRAA, encoded by the coding sequence ATGACCCGGCTTCCCGTCGCGCGACCGCGCATGCCGGCCGCCGAGGCGCTGCTCCCCTATCTCCGGCGGATCGACGCGCAGCGCTGCTACACCAATTTCGGCCCGCTGGTGGCGGAACTGGAGGCGCGGCTGGCGGACCGGCTCGGCCTCGATCCCGCCTGCGTCGCCACCGTCGCCAATGCCACCGCCGGGCTGACGCTGGCGCTGCGGTCGGTGGCCGAAGGCAGGTCCGGCGTCTGCCTGATCCCGTCCTGGACCTTCGTCGCCACCGCCCATGCGGTCACGGCGGCGGGCTTCGCGCCGTTCCTCGTCGACGTTGACGAGGCGAACTGGGCGCTGACCCCGGCGATCGCGCTCGACGCGGTGGCGCGGATCGACGGGCCGGTCGCCGCGATCATGCCGGTGGCGCCGTTCGGCGCGCCGCTCGACATCGCCGGCTGGGACCGCTTCACCGCGCTGACCGGGATTCCAGTGGTGATCGACGCCGCCGCCGGCCATGACGCGGTGCGTGCCGGCGACACGCCCTGCGTCGTCAGCCTCCACGCCACCAAGATCCTCGGCGCTGGCGAAGGCGGCTATGTCGCCTGCCGCCGGCCCGAACTGGCGATCGAGATCAGGAAGCGCAGCAATTTCGGCTTCTACGGTGCGCGCAACGCCGAGGTCGCGGCCTGCAACGCCAAGATGAGCGAATATCATGCCGCGGTCGGCCTCGCGTCGATGGACGCCTATGCCGCCGACATCGGCCGCTTCCGGGCGGTGGCGACCGGCTATCGCGATCGCCTTGCCGGGCGGGCGGATGTCGGATGGCAGCCGGGCTACGGCGTCGAGTGGTGCGGCAGCACCTGCGTCGCGCGGTTCGCCGGGGAGGATCGCGACCGGATCGCCGCGCGGCTGGATGCGGCGGGGATCGATAGCCGCGCCTGGTGGGGCGGCGGCGTCCACGACCAGACCGCCTTCGCCGACCTCCCCCGCCTGCCGCTGCCCGTGACCGAGCGGTTGGCGCGCGAGACGATCGGCCTGCCCTGTTTCGTGGACATGGCCGAGGCGGACGTCGTCCGCGTCTGCGACGCGCTCGACGGCATCGGGCGCGTCCCGCTCCGCAGGGCGGCCTGA
- a CDS encoding Acetyltransferase (isoleucine patch superfamily)-like protein — MATHRNAAFLSPDELAELDFAHLGKDVLIHSTCVLVNCQRMSIGDGVRIDPFCVLSPGSSLEIGDHVHIAAQCVLMGSAAIALGDFAGLSHGVKILSASDDFVGGSLIGPTIPDAFRTVDARPVRLARHAVIGAGGLVLPGSTIEEGATVGSLSLVKGSLAAWTVNAGTPARKVRDRDRDGVLDAERRFRASRPPRLPRPAFEA; from the coding sequence ATGGCCACCCATCGCAACGCGGCGTTCCTGTCGCCCGACGAACTGGCGGAACTCGACTTCGCCCATCTGGGCAAGGACGTCCTGATCCATTCGACCTGCGTGCTGGTCAACTGCCAGCGCATGTCGATCGGCGACGGCGTGCGGATCGATCCTTTCTGCGTGCTGTCGCCGGGCAGCAGCCTGGAGATCGGCGACCATGTCCACATCGCCGCGCAATGCGTGCTGATGGGGTCGGCCGCGATCGCGCTCGGCGATTTCGCCGGGCTCTCGCACGGCGTGAAGATCCTCTCCGCCTCCGATGATTTCGTCGGCGGATCGCTGATCGGGCCGACCATCCCCGACGCCTTCCGGACGGTCGACGCCCGGCCGGTGCGGCTGGCGCGCCACGCCGTGATCGGCGCCGGCGGGCTGGTGCTGCCGGGATCGACGATCGAGGAAGGCGCGACGGTCGGCTCGCTCTCGCTGGTCAAGGGCTCGCTCGCGGCCTGGACCGTCAACGCCGGCACCCCCGCCCGCAAGGTCCGCGATCGCGACCGCGACGGCGTCCTCGACGCCGAGCGAAGGTTTCGCGCCTCCCGCCCGCCCCGATTGCCGCGCCCCGCATTCGAGGCTTGA
- a CDS encoding Tetratricopeptide TPR_4 (PFAM: Tetratricopeptide TPR_4) translates to MGTGLHGDADARQAIVKTDGAPGERRYRAFISYSHSDEAAARRLHRWLESYRIPRRLVGQGTARGEVPRRLAPIFRDRLEFPAASSLNAAIEEALAMSDALLVLCSPAARASLWVNAEIRLFRRLHPDRPIIAALLTGEPADAFPEALLEPDAAGVADEPVAADFRRSHDGAKLARLKIVAGLTGLALDELIQREAQRQLRRVIAVTVASLAFALIMAMLLIFAILARREAEHQRRQAEGLIEFMLTDLRTRLQGVGRLEILQSVNARALAYYGEQSDLNRLPAESLERRARVLHAMGEDDHKRGDYAAALATFREAHRVTATLLAAKPGDPLRIFAHAQSEFWLGYVDFVRFRYARALPRFVAYRDLARRLVAISPEDLKYRRELGYAEGNLCTIAVARKGPPADLDACAAALATMEHIARSSPGDPGIQSDLANRHAWMADALRLTGHDEEAMAHRDRQRAIIDRLLAADPKNASYRQDWILSRYSTSELLRALGKPAEADAMIAESRRVIDGLIASDPENEDWRVWREKLNQPDPQ, encoded by the coding sequence ATGGGGACCGGTCTTCATGGCGATGCCGATGCGCGACAGGCGATCGTGAAGACCGACGGAGCGCCCGGCGAACGCCGCTATCGCGCGTTCATCAGCTATAGCCACAGCGACGAGGCGGCCGCGCGGCGGCTGCACCGCTGGCTCGAATCCTATCGCATTCCCCGGCGGCTCGTCGGACAGGGCACGGCGCGGGGCGAGGTGCCCCGGCGGCTGGCGCCGATCTTCCGCGACCGGCTCGAATTCCCGGCGGCCTCCAGCCTCAACGCGGCGATCGAGGAAGCGCTCGCCATGTCGGACGCGCTGCTGGTGCTCTGCTCGCCGGCCGCGCGCGCCTCGCTGTGGGTCAATGCCGAGATCAGGCTGTTCCGGCGGCTGCATCCCGATCGCCCGATCATCGCCGCGCTGCTGACCGGCGAACCCGCCGACGCCTTCCCCGAGGCGCTGCTGGAGCCCGATGCGGCGGGCGTCGCCGACGAACCGGTCGCCGCCGATTTCCGCCGCAGCCATGACGGCGCGAAGCTGGCGCGCCTGAAGATCGTCGCCGGCCTGACCGGCCTCGCGCTCGACGAACTGATCCAGCGTGAAGCACAAAGGCAGCTTCGACGTGTGATCGCCGTCACGGTCGCCTCGCTGGCTTTCGCCCTAATCATGGCGATGCTGCTCATCTTCGCCATCCTCGCGCGAAGGGAGGCCGAACATCAGCGCCGGCAAGCGGAAGGCCTGATCGAATTTATGCTCACCGACCTCAGGACCAGATTGCAGGGGGTAGGCAGGCTGGAGATCCTCCAATCGGTGAACGCACGCGCCCTCGCTTATTATGGCGAGCAGTCGGACCTGAACCGGCTGCCGGCGGAATCGCTCGAACGGCGGGCGCGAGTGCTCCACGCGATGGGCGAGGACGACCATAAGCGCGGCGACTATGCCGCCGCCCTCGCCACCTTCCGCGAGGCGCACCGGGTGACGGCGACGCTGCTCGCGGCGAAGCCCGGCGACCCCTTGCGCATCTTCGCCCATGCCCAGAGCGAGTTCTGGCTGGGCTATGTCGACTTCGTGCGCTTCCGCTACGCGCGCGCGCTGCCGCGCTTCGTCGCCTATCGCGACCTCGCCCGCCGGCTGGTCGCGATCAGCCCCGAAGACCTGAAATATCGCCGCGAGCTCGGCTATGCGGAGGGCAATCTCTGCACGATCGCGGTGGCGCGCAAGGGTCCGCCCGCCGATCTCGACGCCTGCGCCGCCGCGCTGGCGACGATGGAGCATATCGCGCGGTCGTCGCCCGGCGATCCCGGCATCCAGAGCGACCTCGCCAACCGCCACGCCTGGATGGCCGACGCGCTGCGCCTGACCGGCCACGACGAGGAGGCGATGGCGCACCGCGACAGGCAGCGGGCGATCATCGACCGGCTGCTCGCCGCCGATCCCAAGAATGCCAGCTATCGCCAGGACTGGATATTGTCGCGCTACTCGACCTCGGAACTGCTCCGCGCGCTCGGCAAGCCGGCCGAGGCGGACGCGATGATCGCCGAGTCCCGGCGGGTGATCGACGGCCTGATCGCCTCCGATCCCGAGAATGAGGACTGGCGCGTCTGGCGCGAGAAGCTCAATCAACCCGATCCGCAATAG
- a CDS encoding cyclic nucleotide-binding protein (PFAM: cyclic nucleotide-binding): MEVDERIVAVQAILRCDEPTARRLDAALTYQHVPAKQVIAAQGDRSAHCWFVVDGAVRVHSFGIDGQRQQLAQHGPGELFGAYPEPTIHRAEILALAATHLLRAEARTLAALAAEHAQIGSAMAILLARQLDMALDRMVARTTYSAAGRVYAQLAQLAGDANRIAPPPIVTTLALSANTTRETASRALAALIRRGIVRRTDEELTILAPRMLQELIY; encoded by the coding sequence TTGGAAGTCGATGAGCGAATTGTCGCTGTTCAGGCGATCCTCCGATGTGATGAACCGACGGCGCGGCGGCTCGACGCCGCGCTGACCTATCAGCATGTCCCGGCCAAGCAGGTGATCGCCGCGCAGGGGGACCGCTCGGCGCATTGCTGGTTCGTGGTCGACGGCGCGGTTCGCGTCCATAGCTTCGGGATCGACGGGCAGCGCCAGCAATTGGCCCAGCACGGCCCCGGCGAACTGTTCGGCGCCTATCCCGAGCCGACCATCCATCGCGCCGAGATATTGGCGCTCGCCGCCACCCATCTGCTGCGCGCCGAGGCCCGCACGCTCGCCGCGCTCGCCGCCGAGCATGCCCAGATCGGCTCGGCCATGGCGATATTGCTCGCGCGGCAGCTCGACATGGCGCTCGACCGGATGGTGGCGCGCACCACCTACAGCGCCGCCGGCCGCGTCTATGCCCAGCTTGCCCAGCTCGCCGGCGACGCCAACCGCATCGCGCCGCCGCCGATCGTGACGACGCTCGCGCTGAGCGCCAACACCACGCGCGAGACGGCGTCGCGGGCGCTGGCCGCGCTGATCCGGCGCGGCATCGTGCGCCGCACCGACGAGGAACTGACCATCCTCGCCCCGCGCATGTTGCAGGAACTCATCTACTGA
- a CDS encoding peptidase C14, caspase catalytic subunit p20 (PFAM: peptidase C14, caspase catalytic subunit p20) has translation MMAMGMSIHIGLNNLDVSSYGEQTVLAGCINDADSMQSLAAGQGFQTRRMVDEEATADAVIEAISDAANTLRSGDMLFLTYSGHGSQVSDVDGDEADGLDETWCLYDRMLIDDELSQLWSRFEAGVRILMLSDSCHSGTVAKLIKERKLAASPQLRDMFSPTAIKPPKVTTRALAVRGGGTPPPAVAIAARPAPLAPVAADAQRIPPAAAGEVTFRWLDPSARRRSIEKNGGLYGTLQRLIGRDVDDGVQASVILISGCQDNQLSADGDGNGLFTETLLKVWNDGGFSGDYRAFHKAILDLMPSTQSPNYFTTGASNPTFEAQHPFTLTTDATNEPVASSLWVTGPETMDRSDAPPTFRVNGGPNPYFIFEITSEARLFDTGNVGDGERTDDNFYGSWSDSAHQSGTEYSLPQAVWDRLKQADTLYYRIGSTEASTGWGNYMVSTPDQQYDLAPSISLSGDAVSGEEEQPVDDGAASGLPSISGPDSMAADDPAPSFTIDRAGAPYAVVEVATDGALFADDTSRTDDNFYATWQDSDLLTGDQWDMPDAVWSRLAPAGAIYYRVGTTTSETGWDNYTVSTEDGDGDQAPMISVGATRSRTKNRPRALAPAMA, from the coding sequence ATGATGGCTATGGGAATGTCTATCCACATCGGGCTCAACAACCTCGATGTCTCATCCTATGGCGAGCAGACCGTGCTCGCCGGTTGCATCAACGATGCCGACTCGATGCAGAGCCTGGCCGCGGGCCAGGGTTTCCAGACCCGGCGGATGGTCGACGAGGAGGCGACCGCCGATGCGGTGATCGAGGCGATCTCGGACGCGGCCAACACGCTGCGCTCGGGCGACATGCTGTTCCTCACCTATTCCGGCCATGGCAGCCAGGTGAGCGACGTCGACGGTGACGAGGCGGACGGCCTCGACGAGACCTGGTGCCTCTACGACCGGATGCTGATCGACGATGAACTCAGCCAGCTCTGGTCGCGGTTCGAGGCCGGGGTGCGGATCCTGATGCTGTCCGACAGCTGCCACAGCGGCACGGTCGCCAAGCTGATCAAGGAGCGCAAGCTCGCCGCGTCGCCGCAGCTTCGCGACATGTTCAGCCCGACGGCGATCAAGCCGCCCAAGGTGACGACGCGCGCGCTGGCCGTGCGCGGCGGCGGGACCCCGCCGCCGGCCGTCGCGATCGCCGCCCGGCCAGCTCCGCTCGCGCCGGTCGCCGCCGACGCGCAGCGCATCCCGCCGGCTGCGGCGGGCGAGGTGACGTTCCGCTGGCTCGATCCTTCGGCCCGGCGCCGCAGCATCGAGAAGAATGGCGGCCTCTACGGCACGCTCCAGCGGCTGATCGGCCGCGACGTCGACGACGGCGTCCAGGCATCGGTGATCCTGATCTCCGGTTGCCAGGACAACCAGCTCTCCGCCGATGGCGACGGCAACGGCCTGTTCACCGAAACCCTGCTCAAGGTCTGGAACGACGGCGGCTTCTCGGGCGACTATCGCGCCTTCCACAAGGCGATTCTCGACCTGATGCCGTCGACCCAGTCGCCCAACTACTTCACCACCGGGGCGTCCAATCCGACCTTCGAGGCACAGCATCCCTTCACCCTGACGACCGACGCGACCAACGAGCCGGTCGCCTCCTCGCTGTGGGTGACGGGCCCGGAGACGATGGACCGTTCGGACGCGCCGCCGACCTTCCGCGTCAATGGCGGTCCCAATCCCTATTTCATCTTCGAGATCACCAGCGAGGCGCGGCTGTTCGACACCGGGAATGTCGGCGACGGGGAGCGGACCGACGACAATTTCTACGGGTCGTGGAGCGACTCCGCCCATCAGAGCGGCACCGAATATAGCTTGCCGCAGGCGGTGTGGGACCGGCTGAAGCAGGCCGACACGCTCTATTACCGGATCGGTTCGACCGAGGCGTCGACCGGCTGGGGCAACTACATGGTCTCGACCCCCGACCAGCAATATGACCTGGCGCCGTCGATCTCGCTGAGCGGCGACGCCGTGTCGGGCGAGGAGGAGCAGCCGGTCGACGACGGCGCGGCGAGCGGCCTGCCGTCGATCAGCGGGCCCGACAGCATGGCGGCGGACGATCCAGCGCCCAGCTTCACCATCGATCGCGCCGGCGCGCCCTATGCCGTGGTCGAGGTGGCGACCGACGGCGCGCTGTTCGCCGACGACACCAGCCGCACCGACGACAATTTCTACGCGACCTGGCAGGACAGCGACCTGCTGACCGGCGACCAGTGGGACATGCCCGACGCGGTGTGGAGCCGGCTCGCGCCCGCCGGTGCGATCTACTATCGCGTGGGAACGACGACCAGCGAGACCGGCTGGGACAATTACACGGTCTCGACCGAGGATGGCGACGGCGACCAGGCGCCGATGATCTCGGTCGGCGCGACGCGCAGCCGCACGAAGAACAGGCCGAGGGCGCTCGCGCCCGCCATGGCCTGA
- a CDS encoding Tetratricopeptide TPR_2 repeat protein (PFAM: Tetratricopeptide TPR_2 repeat protein), translating to MVRFDHHRARLRRLCLILPLVPAALLGGCAAGGLGRAVELTGVSAPLEGFETARREPLNARAHIETGLQLLARGQRTSADIALAKSGFQTAARLAPDLWEPLIGLAAAHYRLGEYRDALAAFSAAVERRGAIGDFALPYALVAYRAQEPELARLAFAAAPPGENADFLRRAFTGPAAWRPSGATAASPPKANGQDGNILIEAFLIRDTRSAGLSDGINLLDSLALQFGGTLVNYSYDSAGHETRGDVSVTLPGISYSLNLAARDLSRVSLEASPLVLARQGKTSKFLEGGSVLIVPLADDSDPVERDVGITVEVTPEQIGEDYVDLAVVLELSNITGQSLSDAGRGASLLQTDKTRVEAAARVPFRKAVLVGSTGSLTRRKSGNRSLVAAPLPGLSTNGSSASRRDVLALISVRRADDQVTPPLDADALAKRLFDTALPAPASYGERPSDTPDPGLELLLTGSRR from the coding sequence ATGGTCCGGTTCGATCATCACCGCGCGAGGCTGCGGCGGCTTTGCCTCATCCTGCCGCTGGTGCCGGCGGCGCTGCTCGGCGGATGCGCGGCGGGAGGCCTCGGCCGGGCCGTCGAGCTGACCGGGGTGAGCGCACCGCTGGAAGGCTTCGAGACCGCCCGGCGCGAGCCGCTCAATGCCCGCGCGCATATCGAGACGGGCCTCCAGTTGCTCGCGCGCGGCCAGCGCACCAGCGCCGACATCGCGCTCGCCAAGAGCGGCTTCCAGACGGCCGCGCGGCTCGCGCCCGATCTTTGGGAACCCCTGATCGGCCTGGCGGCCGCTCATTATCGGCTCGGCGAATATCGCGATGCGCTCGCGGCCTTCTCGGCGGCGGTGGAGCGGCGCGGGGCGATAGGCGACTTCGCGCTTCCCTACGCGCTGGTCGCCTATCGCGCTCAGGAACCGGAACTGGCGCGGTTGGCCTTCGCCGCCGCTCCCCCCGGCGAGAATGCCGACTTTCTCCGCCGCGCCTTCACAGGCCCCGCTGCCTGGCGTCCGTCAGGGGCGACGGCGGCATCGCCGCCCAAGGCGAACGGCCAGGACGGGAATATCCTGATCGAGGCCTTCCTGATCCGCGATACCCGTAGCGCGGGGCTCAGCGATGGGATCAACCTGCTCGACAGCCTCGCGCTCCAGTTCGGCGGAACGCTGGTGAACTACAGCTATGACAGTGCCGGCCACGAAACCCGGGGCGACGTGTCGGTGACGTTGCCCGGCATCAGCTATTCGCTCAATCTCGCGGCCCGCGACCTGTCGCGAGTATCGCTGGAGGCGAGTCCGCTGGTGCTCGCCCGCCAGGGCAAGACATCGAAATTCCTGGAGGGCGGATCGGTGCTGATCGTGCCGCTCGCCGACGACAGCGATCCGGTCGAGCGCGATGTCGGCATTACCGTCGAAGTCACTCCCGAGCAGATCGGCGAGGACTATGTCGATCTCGCCGTGGTGCTGGAACTTTCGAACATCACGGGCCAGAGCCTCAGCGATGCCGGTCGCGGCGCCAGCCTGCTCCAGACCGACAAGACCCGGGTCGAGGCGGCGGCGCGCGTGCCCTTTCGCAAGGCGGTGCTCGTCGGATCGACCGGATCGCTCACGCGCCGCAAGAGCGGCAACCGGTCGCTCGTCGCGGCGCCGCTGCCCGGCCTGTCGACGAACGGGTCTTCGGCATCGCGGCGTGATGTGCTTGCCCTGATCTCCGTCCGCCGCGCCGACGACCAGGTGACTCCGCCGCTCGATGCGGATGCACTGGCCAAAAGGCTGTTCGATACCGCGCTGCCCGCCCCGGCGTCCTATGGCGAGCGGCCTTCGGACACGCCTGACCCCGGGTTGGAGCTGTTGCTGACGGGTTCCCGCCGCTGA
- a CDS encoding putative signal transduction histidine kinase (PFAM: ATP-binding region, ATPase domain protein domain protein): MRPHQALTLLSRADARWRSVVGLALLVAALVGLSLASSRAAFQEPNYSMAIDRARCSRAGPDGAVAMAERWEYLPFAAPWAERYARTVTHCRFDLDLTADEIGNAALLIPSFTDALTITVNGQRVAVAELYVMRNLRFTTMPAFVPLSGSVLAKGRNRFTVTLSALPGRAAALDRIFVGAASELRPYYHSRWFAAAVLPTLVVGGEVALAIIFALIWAARPRKAEFGWLAVTLALGAARGSVIMPDFGVAGSGHPFWNMLVVWEIAAALMFCRALVGAPVTRRTWLFAGPPLLLTMIYVLGPNRDVPSGVLLAVMLLFFVYMGIAIWGLARAALHGSGEALVVMFGILVLVIFSARDTLSILGPDPSRVFLARSVYGGFLLATATLMTARFVRAMREQDNIAETLRDRVATVERELRDTYEELRARREAEAVDRERRRLMRDLHDGLGGELASMLALADAPRPHTQEIARHARAALADMRLIIGSLDDYGGDLLLALGTWRERVEPQLRASGLRLIWDVRDLPPLDGLGPAQVLDILRILQEAVTNVIKHAGAMRVTLAAFEDGDAVVLAISDDGAGFDPQAGGSGIRNMRMRAGRLNATLAIGRDGHATQVRLRLPRSFAALS; encoded by the coding sequence ATGCGGCCTCATCAGGCTCTGACCCTCCTGTCGAGGGCGGACGCGCGCTGGCGGTCCGTCGTCGGGCTGGCCCTGCTCGTCGCGGCGCTCGTCGGGCTCAGCCTGGCGTCCTCGCGCGCGGCGTTCCAGGAACCGAACTACAGCATGGCGATCGATCGTGCGCGATGCTCGCGGGCGGGGCCGGACGGCGCGGTCGCGATGGCGGAGCGGTGGGAATATCTGCCGTTCGCCGCGCCATGGGCCGAGCGCTATGCGCGCACCGTCACGCATTGCCGCTTCGACCTCGATCTCACCGCCGACGAGATCGGCAATGCCGCCCTGCTCATCCCGTCCTTCACCGACGCGCTGACGATCACGGTGAACGGCCAGCGTGTCGCCGTCGCCGAACTCTATGTGATGCGCAACCTGCGGTTCACGACGATGCCGGCCTTCGTGCCGTTGTCGGGGAGCGTGCTGGCAAAGGGCCGGAACCGTTTCACCGTGACGCTGTCGGCCCTGCCGGGTCGCGCGGCGGCGCTCGACCGCATCTTCGTCGGCGCGGCGAGCGAATTGCGACCCTATTATCACAGCCGCTGGTTCGCGGCGGCGGTCCTGCCCACGCTGGTGGTCGGGGGAGAGGTCGCGCTCGCGATCATCTTCGCGCTGATCTGGGCGGCGCGCCCGCGCAAGGCGGAATTCGGCTGGCTGGCGGTCACGCTCGCGCTCGGCGCGGCGCGCGGATCGGTGATCATGCCCGATTTCGGCGTCGCGGGATCGGGCCATCCGTTCTGGAACATGCTCGTCGTCTGGGAAATCGCCGCGGCGCTGATGTTCTGCCGCGCGCTGGTGGGCGCGCCGGTCACGCGGCGGACATGGCTTTTCGCCGGACCACCGCTGCTGTTGACGATGATCTATGTGTTGGGGCCCAACAGGGACGTCCCCAGCGGCGTGCTCCTGGCGGTGATGCTGCTGTTCTTCGTCTATATGGGCATCGCCATCTGGGGGCTCGCGCGGGCGGCGCTGCACGGCAGCGGCGAGGCGCTCGTGGTGATGTTCGGCATCCTGGTCCTCGTCATATTCTCGGCGCGCGACACGCTTTCGATCCTCGGCCCCGACCCCTCCCGCGTCTTTCTGGCGAGGAGCGTCTATGGCGGTTTCCTGCTGGCGACCGCCACGCTGATGACCGCGCGCTTCGTCCGCGCGATGCGCGAGCAGGACAATATCGCGGAGACGCTGCGCGACCGCGTCGCGACGGTGGAGCGCGAATTGCGCGACACCTATGAGGAGTTGCGCGCGCGCCGCGAGGCGGAGGCGGTGGACCGCGAGCGCAGGCGGCTCATGCGCGACCTGCACGACGGCCTCGGCGGCGAGCTCGCCTCGATGCTCGCCCTCGCCGACGCCCCCCGGCCGCACACGCAGGAGATCGCCCGGCACGCCCGTGCCGCCCTGGCCGACATGCGGCTGATCATCGGCTCGCTCGATGACTATGGCGGCGATCTCCTGCTCGCGCTCGGCACCTGGCGAGAGCGCGTCGAGCCCCAGCTCCGGGCTTCGGGCCTGCGGCTGATCTGGGATGTTCGCGACCTGCCGCCGCTGGACGGGCTCGGCCCGGCCCAGGTGCTCGACATCCTGCGCATCCTGCAGGAGGCGGTGACCAACGTGATCAAGCATGCCGGGGCCATGCGCGTCACGCTCGCGGCGTTCGAGGATGGCGATGCCGTGGTCCTCGCGATCAGCGACGACGGCGCGGGCTTCGACCCGCAGGCGGGCGGCAGCGGCATCCGCAATATGCGCATGCGCGCCGGCCGGTTGAACGCGACGCTGGCCATCGGTCGCGACGGGCATGCGACCCAGGTGCGGCTGCGGCTCCCGCGCTCCTTCGCCGCGCTGTCCTGA
- a CDS encoding two component transcriptional regulator, LuxR family (PFAM: regulatory protein, LuxR; response regulator receiver), producing the protein MQDSDLDGSRPPHRVLLIEDDPPIRERLARALAAHGDCRVASAGTLAEARARLAEGEQDLIVSDLRLPDGLAIDLLAEARERHPGIEILVISVLGDETTILAAIAAGASGYLLKDALPEDIHATAMEVLSGGSPISPSIARFIVRRARQESSGAPAAAGPGEDAPRLTPRELDILWGIAKGLTYNEIADQLDLSRHTVPGHIKAIYRKLQVQTRGEAVYEAIQCGLIRL; encoded by the coding sequence ATGCAGGATTCTGATCTGGACGGGAGCAGGCCGCCGCACCGCGTGCTGCTGATCGAGGACGACCCTCCGATCCGCGAGCGCCTGGCGAGGGCGCTGGCCGCGCATGGCGATTGTCGGGTCGCGTCCGCTGGAACCCTCGCCGAGGCGCGCGCGCGGCTGGCCGAAGGGGAACAGGACCTGATCGTTTCGGATCTCAGGCTTCCCGACGGCCTCGCGATCGACCTTCTCGCCGAGGCGCGGGAACGCCATCCCGGGATCGAGATACTGGTGATCTCGGTGCTCGGCGACGAGACGACGATCCTGGCCGCGATCGCCGCCGGGGCCTCGGGCTATCTGCTCAAGGACGCCCTGCCGGAGGACATCCATGCCACGGCGATGGAGGTGTTGTCCGGCGGTTCGCCGATTTCGCCGTCGATCGCGCGCTTCATCGTGCGGCGCGCGCGGCAGGAGAGCAGCGGCGCGCCGGCCGCCGCCGGACCCGGCGAGGATGCCCCGCGGCTCACCCCGCGGGAACTCGACATCCTGTGGGGGATCGCCAAGGGGCTGACCTATAACGAGATCGCCGACCAGCTCGACCTGTCCCGCCACACCGTTCCCGGCCATATCAAGGCGATCTACCGGAAATTGCAGGTCCAGACGCGCGGCGAGGCCGTGTACGAGGCCATCCAATGCGGCCTCATCAGGCTCTGA
- a CDS encoding transcriptional regulator, AsnC family (PFAM: regulatory protein, AsnC/Lrp family), whose amino-acid sequence MDGIDREIIRLLKQDARRPNAQIAEVVGLSPSACHRRIKLLEQSGAIRGYTVLVGAAEGEDGLANFLIQVTLDRQTEDYLSRFEHAVREVPGIRECFLMTGGADYWLRVETEGAAGYEEIHGLLSRLPGVARINSSFAMRDALRPRPSRR is encoded by the coding sequence ATGGACGGCATCGATCGTGAGATAATCCGCCTGCTGAAGCAGGACGCGCGCCGGCCCAACGCGCAGATCGCCGAGGTGGTCGGCCTGTCGCCGTCGGCCTGCCATCGGCGGATCAAGCTGCTCGAACAGAGCGGGGCGATCCGCGGCTACACCGTGCTGGTGGGCGCCGCCGAGGGCGAGGACGGGCTCGCCAATTTCCTGATCCAGGTCACGCTCGATCGCCAGACCGAGGATTATCTCTCCCGCTTCGAACATGCCGTCCGCGAGGTGCCGGGAATCCGCGAATGCTTCCTGATGACGGGCGGCGCCGACTATTGGCTTCGCGTCGAGACCGAGGGGGCGGCGGGCTATGAGGAGATACACGGCCTCCTGTCGCGCCTTCCCGGCGTCGCCCGGATCAATTCGAGCTTCGCGATGCGCGACGCGCTGCGCCCCCGGCCGTCGCGCCGCTGA